ACTAAATCCAATGGTCCAATGGTCAAGTACCTTGCTTTTTACTAATGCAGGAAGTTGTCTCTCATCTCCAATTAGGATGCAGCGGCGGAGACCGTGCAGCTGTAATGGAATTGCTAATTCACATTCTTTTAGCTGTGCGGCTTCATCGACTACCAAAAATTGCACTGGTTTCAACCATGATGCATGAATTAGTTTAATTGAGCTTGATACAGTGCACAAAACTAGACAAGCATACGACAAGCAAAATTTTTCCACTTGAACTCTCTTGATCCCACCTCTCCTGTCAGTTTCAAAATAAGGAAGGGAAACTGTTTTAGAAAGCGAACTTAGTATGCTAAGGCACTCATCTCTTTTGACGTATAGCAGTTGAAAGTAAGCAGGAATGCTTTCATCTCTTTTCTTAAATTTGGCTTGCCCGATGGAAATTCCAAGAGACTTTAGCAAATCAAAAGCCTGAAGCATTTTTTTCACCATTTCCAGTGAAATGAGAGATGTTGGCATGTGTGTGTATAAAGTTTGCATCAAGAACTCGAGCTTCTCTTTTTGTTGAACAAATTTTTGCTTGTATTCAAATACTTCACTACTCTCTTTTTTGTTAGCAGATTTCTCCATGGACTTGAGCAACTGTATCATTGATAGCAAGTTAGTCTTCCATCCGGTATTTGGATCAAAGCATTCCATGAGATTCTCTACATGGTAATCAAGAAAGAATTTGACAAGGCCTTGATGAGAACTAAAATTCATCCTCTTGCCATTGCCAAATAGCACAATGTCACCCAAACTATATGTATCATGCTCAAGTGAATCCATAACTAACCTATTCAACCGACTTGCCACCTGCAAAATTGCAGTATTAGTTGGAGCACAAGTCAATGTTCTGGTTTGTAACTTGAGTAGAGAAAATAACAAGCATGCAACTGTCTTAGTTTTCCCTGTCCCTGGTGGTCCCCATATAAGTTTGATATCAGCATGATTGCAATTCATCATACTAACACAGCTTGAAACAGCGTCTTCTTGAGATTCATTTAGATTCTGAGAACggattatcacatcttcttggATGAGAGAAGATTGACTATCTGGTTCAGGCGGGCAAAGTTGACAGTTTTCTCCACTCTGAAATACAAAAAGCGTTAAACAGGTTACATATTTAACTGCAAAAGTATTTTAAAGGACATAACGACATGTATTTCAAAGTAATTTCCCATGCGGGAAAAATAAACATCATTGATTTATTGTGTATGTCAGTATACCACAGTATGCTATATATACTAAATGAAGGAGAAACTTATTCAGATCAAAAGATTACTCTTACAATTGGACGTGGTCCCAACATTGTTTTAATTATGTTCATATGTGAGATTGATTTCAGGGCTTTGCAAATACGAACATTTGTTGTCATGTTCATAAGGTAAACTGCATACAGTTTCAACTCTCTGTTGTTCCACAAGTCATCTTCAATATCCATATTCATGCATTTGGATGATCGCTCCTTGTTGTTCTGCAAGTCATCTTTGATATCCATCTTCATGCATTTGCATGACAGTACTGAGATTCTATCAGGAATCCCATTCCCTGCCTTGATTGCCTTCTTAACATAGGCGATACGGTAGGGGCTTTGGAGTGTGTTCAAGTCATTTAAGCTTTTAGGCCTAATGTGTGTGAAAGCAATGAGATCCCCTGACACAGGTTTATAATTTCCAACGTCTTCAACTTCATCAGATTCAGTTGTACTCTTTAGCCGTATGTCATGATGGAACTgtatgaattgattttgatcttttGGAATGGAAAGTTTCCATTGTGCAGTTTTTTGGACATTATTGATCTCACAAAAAGGAGCTTGAGAGACAGCAAACAAGCTTGAAGATAAATCAGTGTGTGTTTCCTCAAACAATAGAGGTACAAAAGAGTTCTTGTATTCTGTGGCAGACTTAAACGTCTCTGGAATCTTATGAACCTGAGAGAACGTAGGTTTTTTCTAGTGTTATTAGAACATGTAATAGTTGCATAATTAAATAGCAGAGATAAAAATGATCAACAgaacaattttcatttcatgGTAATACAgacaatttttttgttcataaaaaaaaatacatctatTTTTATCCAAGTAACAAAATGGTTGCACTCATTACCATAGCCACAAAGCAACATAGTTTTTATAAAAGATAATGTAATTAATTGGAACGAACCTGTAATTcttattcattttcttcaatagTTAAAATTTACTCATTTTGTTCACTGCGATATACTCCATATGTGAGGGTGAGACTACATAGAaggaaaactattttctttatgtttGAAAAGAGCATAAAAATACTCAATCTTTATTTAGATTGGGTATGGTTCAAATCCTTTTCCAAGAAGCAAGTGCACTTTGTAAAGAATCTAAAGATGGAAAGAAACCTTGTCTTTGTAAAGATTTTCGTTCAAAACATCCTCGTAGGTCCATGAGAGTACAACATCCTCGAGTCGAACAACCTCTACATTTGCATCGCTAACATCCTTTTCACTTGCATTGCTAACATCCTCTTCACTTTCATTACTAGTTGTCTCCATCCTTTGTTCTTTCTCAATGCTAAAGCAAATAAGCAATTAATcattaaggaaaaaaatcagTATACATGCACCAAATTAACGAAAACGCAAAGAAGAGTTGAACTGAACAGTTAAAGTATGTCTTGATCTACCTTTCAAGTAAACATGACCAAATTTGCAAGTTATTATAAGAGGGAACAAACATTGTGTCGCAGCAGAATATGAAAGGTTAGAGCCTCATGCACAGTTAAGTAGCTTTGGTGATTTATCTGAAAGAAAAATGTACTTTGTGATATGTGACGGGAAGAAATTTATAGTACTATTTAATAATACtagtataattaattaaagtgaAGTTTAGTTATGAAATGCTAGTTTTAATACGGCGCATGAGGGTAGTTGTACATTACTGCATAGGAAATGACAAGATGTCAAGATGCATTGTTTGTCTTCTCGACTTCTACAGCTCCTTTTTATGCATGAACTGAATTATGGTTGAATCAGGCTGATGGCTCATAAGGTCACCAAGAGTATCCACAATTGAAGAGTCTTAAACATTTAAGACCTAGTACTTAATAGGTACCCTCATTTTGGAAAAAAGAATTGAAGGTCTTAAAAGATGTAAGGTCTAAATTAAGACCTTATTCTTAAATTGGCCCACATcacctttttattaaaataataattaaaaaatgtattaaaatagatagtgtattaaataaataatattggtggAACCAAATTAGACATTTTGTTAGAGGGTCTCTCCATTGGAGTGGTTGAGTACCTTTTAGGTACCATTATTAAAAAAGTGATGTGTCAATGTGAGACCAATTCAAGACCTCAAAGATGAGActctccattgtggatgctctaacaTGTGAActtgaaaaaaattgtgatgAAATCATGAAAATATTACTCCCTCTCTTAGGTCCCTAAGATGAGTATTagctaggtttttttttttttttttgggtggacACATGAATTTGGACACTCTATTTGATTACACAAAAAAAAGTACtctttctattttaaaataaatgttgtttaaggtttttacacacaaattaaaaaaatataataataatgtcAATTTTACACATTATTTGTTTTTACACACAAATTACATGATAATTTTACTAATCTAGCCTTATTTATTATCGGTGTAATATTTTGTAAGTAGTGTACGCTCAATTAACTAGAAGGTAcaattggaaataaaataataattttacattgaaaagtgtaagtgacattcattttaaaacggaatgAGTACACGtgttataatcattttaaaattaatgattattttaattatttatattttctgctttttttctttttgtgcaTGTGTGACCAAATGGAGGGTATAAATCCCTCTGTCCTTCCAAAAATTGCTCGTTAATTAGGAAGTGAATACTCCATTTTCAACACTATCACTAACAcaatattttattgaatgaaattcatGAGTCTCACAACTTTAACTTCAAATGAGACCTATTTTcaaagggtgtgtttgtttcaagtttaccaaatttattcttaggaataacattccttggaatataaagatgggaattttaatccaaggaatttaggaaaaatatgtttggttagctttataatattctcaggaaccataaaaataggggttataataggtaaactatttatgaatttattcccatctccatgggaactttattcccacccttttccttaggaaattttttctattcccaatAACATTTTATACcaagaaataaattttagtaaacttgtaacaaacataaacatatacatttctatcattttattcctgggaatcaacaattataacttaaaacaaacacactcaAAGTGTATGTTTCACAttgatttcatttaataaataaataaataaacgcTAGAGAATGTTAAAAAAGAATCTTTTGAAGATTATCTTGTATCTAATAATAAAACTTGTTATAAACAATTCTTCGTCCTTAAATACAAGACAATGTAAACATCCACTTGTATTAATGATTTGTTTACATAAATgccctaattttatttattaatgaaaaatgtacatataaatatacaaactttttgttttattccttttaaattttttgtttgactTTTAGTCccacaaattatttttatcaccaTTTCTGATCTCTACTTTTAAGTTAACTCAAGTGTcgcctttatatttttttaaagaaattgtgTAGAAATGTATAGAATATTAAAGCATTCTCTAGccataaaaaagattttttttttaaacaaaaaataagttaaatatgAATCTTTAAGTGcaaaaaacataacaattcatatttaattcatgctttgttaaaaaaaatcgaatttcttttttgagagaagttcttataatattctaaagatTTATGAAAAATTTCATTAAGAAATGTGAAGTGTACACAtgaattgatttaaaaataagtataaaaaatggtgatgaaatttttttgaaggattaaaaatcgaagaaaaatattaggagtactaaaacgaaaagttagtatatttatatggattaaaatatatttaaccccaTGCATAAATTAATACAcatatcaaacaaattttttacttcacctttttttttgttaacggGTTCATATAATGAGGGACAAAGAGAGTAAgttttactattttttctttaaagttgattttgtttttgagaaatTGAATACACCACTTCTAATATACTCACgttatgttgttattttctctcttcttttttctctctctattgtttttgatcaataaaaagaaagagaaaaaaattatcacaaaagttgtctcaaatagttgttcaaagcacactactatttttttaacaacaatgtTTATTAGTAAAATGAGTGAAGTATAAAGATGACTAAATTTGTAATTCAGAAAAAGTACAAGAGGTATTCTACCCTCAAAAAAGAAATCCGATTAAGAAAAAAGACATAAACGCGGGTTTGAAAACCACATTTTTTG
Above is a genomic segment from Medicago truncatula cultivar Jemalong A17 chromosome 5, MtrunA17r5.0-ANR, whole genome shotgun sequence containing:
- the LOC11430062 gene encoding helicase sen1; its protein translation is MFVPSYNNLQIWSCLLESIEKEQRMETTSNESEEDVSNASEKDVSDANVEVVRLEDVVLSWTYEDVLNENLYKDKVHKIPETFKSATEYKNSFVPLLFEETHTDLSSSLFAVSQAPFCEINNVQKTAQWKLSIPKDQNQFIQFHHDIRLKSTTESDEVEDVGNYKPVSGDLIAFTHIRPKSLNDLNTLQSPYRIAYVKKAIKAGNGIPDRISVLSCKCMKMDIKDDLQNNKERSSKCMNMDIEDDLWNNRELKLYAVYLMNMTTNSGENCQLCPPEPDSQSSLIQEDVIIRSQNLNESQEDAVSSCVSMMNCNHADIKLIWGPPGTGKTKTVACLLFSLLKLQTRTLTCAPTNTAILQVASRLNRLVMDSLEHDTYSLGDIVLFGNGKRMNFSSHQGLVKFFLDYHVENLMECFDPNTGWKTNLLSMIQLLKSMEKSANKKESSEVFEYKQKFVQQKEKLEFLMQTLYTHMPTSLISLEMVKKMLQAFDLLKSLGISIGQAKFKKRDESIPAYFQLLYVKRDECLSILSSLSKTVSLPYFETDRRGGIKRVQVEKFCLSYACLVLCTVSSSIKLIHASWLKPVQFLVVDEAAQLKECELAIPLQLHGLRRCILIGDERQLPALVKSKIADQCEFGRSMFERLVMLGYERKMLNVQYRMHPSISLFPCKEFYDGKLCDAPVVGEESYNKLFLEGEMYSSYSFINIAKGKEQFGHGQSLKNMVEVAVISEIIKSLYEVFMKTRKKVSIGIVSPYNAQVYEIQEEIEQYTKVANSKFSVNVRSVDGFQGGEEDIIIISTVRSNGRRTNVALTRARYCLWILGNASTLINSGSVWRNVVIDAKKRDCFHNVEEDKKLSQAIKDVLPQLRQLEEFESPLKKRRLGGKF